From one Timaviella obliquedivisa GSE-PSE-MK23-08B genomic stretch:
- a CDS encoding DUF4347 domain-containing protein, with amino-acid sequence MANSTSICLNDSLHAPVKSLERSLQASTQLLVVDASVENSSMLANGVHPSVEVLVLNSDQNGIMQISQVLRSHPAITTLTVVAHGVPGCIYLGNTPLNNDTIAYHSWELSTWFAHAYNPQILLYSCNVALGDSGIEFIQTLHRLTRASIAASTTLIGRTASDSNWQLNYQLGQIDSQNPIASDVLQSYPGVLAPPVITDAVTTPRSTSEETVIGITGVTISDTDGDTQTVTVSVTEGLIALATGSGVIVTESNATSITFTGTVSQVNAAINGMNYTPSLNYADTTTLSISSNDGFTTVTKTVAIAVTPVNDAPTIAPSTATVIEGGNATFVATNFGIADVDNIAAQIIVKVAALPSKGFLMLDGGKLAVGSSFSSDRIPDLKYIHDGTQTTALGGTSDSFSITVADGAGGIISSTAIPITITPINQLPTVTGSAILFEGESNKPVTLTISDLDQTATNYTIKILSQPVNLSHGTLNFNGVAVTVGQTFSSADLSNLTYSHLGNDENFGNPPNVTFDIEVLDDGGGTGTPGAKTTTIILGIKPNNDDPTLTTNTGVTLNTTLTREVVITNADLNVTDPDSGIPQLTYTVSQAVDPTLGSLQLNGSKIGLGATFTQADINQGRLKYVFNRNTTAGQNLTDSFKFEVRDSNITEFPTVREGGVYSGGVIAQNTFTIDISTPNAIVDATGSNAPTVVTNTAPTIANNLGIGQPSVGSPTIKKMVQSELLLPCC; translated from the coding sequence ATGGCTAACTCTACATCAATCTGCTTAAATGACAGTTTACATGCACCTGTTAAGTCCTTAGAGCGATCGCTCCAAGCTTCTACTCAACTACTGGTCGTTGATGCCAGCGTTGAAAACTCCTCAATGTTAGCCAATGGAGTTCATCCTTCTGTAGAAGTTCTCGTTCTAAACTCAGATCAGAACGGAATCATGCAAATTAGTCAAGTATTGCGATCGCATCCTGCCATCACGACTCTTACTGTCGTAGCTCACGGAGTTCCCGGCTGCATCTACCTCGGCAATACCCCTCTTAATAACGACACCATTGCCTACCATAGCTGGGAACTATCGACTTGGTTTGCCCATGCCTACAATCCGCAAATTCTCCTCTACAGTTGCAACGTTGCCCTCGGCGATTCTGGAATTGAATTCATCCAAACTCTTCACCGCCTCACCAGAGCCAGCATTGCCGCATCCACAACCTTAATTGGGCGCACTGCCTCAGATAGTAACTGGCAACTCAACTATCAACTTGGGCAGATCGACAGCCAAAACCCGATCGCTTCAGATGTCCTGCAATCCTACCCAGGTGTACTTGCACCACCCGTCATCACCGATGCAGTCACCACACCCCGTTCCACATCTGAAGAAACCGTCATTGGTATCACAGGTGTAACCATTAGCGATACCGATGGCGATACACAAACTGTCACGGTCAGTGTTACCGAAGGACTAATTGCCCTAGCTACTGGTTCTGGAGTCATCGTTACCGAAAGTAACGCCACTAGTATTACTTTTACAGGAACCGTTTCTCAAGTTAATGCTGCTATTAATGGCATGAACTATACTCCTAGTTTGAACTATGCCGATACCACTACGTTGAGCATTTCTAGCAACGACGGCTTTACAACAGTGACTAAAACAGTGGCGATCGCTGTTACTCCTGTCAACGATGCCCCCACGATCGCTCCCTCAACTGCCACTGTCATAGAAGGGGGTAATGCCACCTTTGTTGCCACCAACTTTGGCATTGCCGACGTAGATAATATTGCCGCTCAAATCATCGTCAAAGTTGCAGCCCTTCCTAGCAAAGGCTTCCTCATGCTAGACGGAGGTAAACTCGCAGTCGGATCTTCTTTCTCCTCCGATCGCATCCCCGATCTAAAATACATTCATGACGGGACACAAACGACTGCTTTAGGGGGCACCAGTGATAGCTTTAGCATCACGGTTGCTGATGGAGCAGGCGGCATCATTAGTTCCACAGCTATTCCCATCACCATTACGCCAATCAATCAACTGCCCACAGTAACTGGATCAGCCATTCTGTTTGAAGGTGAATCGAACAAACCTGTCACCCTCACCATTAGCGACTTAGATCAAACCGCTACTAACTACACCATCAAAATTCTTTCCCAACCTGTTAATCTATCTCATGGAACTTTGAACTTCAATGGTGTCGCCGTAACGGTTGGGCAAACCTTTTCTTCTGCTGATCTCTCTAACCTCACGTACAGCCACCTTGGCAACGACGAAAACTTCGGCAATCCCCCTAATGTCACCTTTGACATCGAAGTACTTGACGATGGCGGCGGCACAGGAACACCCGGAGCAAAAACTACAACTATTATCCTTGGTATTAAACCCAACAACGATGACCCAACCCTCACTACAAACACCGGAGTAACCCTCAATACAACATTAACCCGAGAAGTTGTCATTACCAACGCTGACTTAAATGTCACCGATCCTGATTCGGGTATCCCTCAGCTTACTTACACCGTCAGTCAAGCTGTCGATCCTACATTAGGTTCGCTACAACTCAACGGTAGCAAGATTGGACTAGGTGCAACCTTTACCCAAGCTGATATTAACCAAGGACGACTAAAGTACGTTTTCAACCGTAATACTACAGCCGGACAAAATCTCACTGATAGCTTCAAGTTTGAAGTGCGGGACAGCAATATCACAGAATTTCCCACTGTTCGAGAAGGGGGTGTTTACAGTGGCGGAGTTATTGCTCAGAACACTTTTACTATCGATATTTCTACTCCCAATGCAATTGTTGATGCAACTGGAAGCAACGCTCCTACAGTTGTCACAAATACCGCACCTACGATCGCCAACAATCTTGGCATCGGTCAGCCCTCTGTTGGTTCTCCTACAATTAAGAAGATGGTTCAGTCGGAATTACTTCTGCCATGCTGTTAG
- a CDS encoding response regulator: protein MEGDRRSLMPNSSTPQAGIPSIALSPTEVVAPTVLPKIQQVIPVTTTQVGTFSADLMLEDDRVSIQANDRTLLIIEDDLNFARILLDLARQHNFKGLVATRGDVGLQMAQEFQPSAIMLDIRLPILDGWTVLNYLKQDPTTRHIPVHIMTVEDGQNRSLRQGAIAYLQKPVSSESLLNALASMKEFVERLVKNLLVVEDDELQRQSIVDLIGNGDISITAVATAAETLSAIRSQQFDCVVLDLLLPDAKDFELLEQIKREPNLGRLPVIVYTGKELTAQEEAELRRLSDTLILKDARSPERLLDETSLFLHRIQANLPDRQRLILEQLRRNDPILADKKVLIVDDDVRNIFALTSLLERQQMHILYAENGRDGINLLQANPDIDIVLMDIMMPGMDGYETMQTIRQMSQFARLPMIALTAKAMKGDREKCLKAGASDYITKPVEMEQLLSLLRVWLLQSGD from the coding sequence ATGGAGGGAGATCGCCGATCGCTCATGCCAAACAGTTCTACGCCCCAAGCGGGTATCCCATCGATCGCCCTGAGCCCGACAGAGGTTGTCGCCCCAACCGTCCTCCCAAAAATCCAACAAGTCATTCCAGTGACCACCACTCAGGTCGGTACGTTTTCAGCCGATCTGATGCTGGAAGACGATCGCGTCTCTATTCAAGCCAACGATCGAACCCTACTCATTATTGAAGACGACCTCAATTTTGCTCGTATCCTGCTCGATCTGGCACGGCAACATAATTTCAAAGGTTTAGTTGCCACCCGAGGAGATGTGGGGCTACAAATGGCACAAGAATTTCAACCCTCTGCCATCATGCTAGATATCCGGTTGCCTATTCTAGATGGTTGGACAGTGTTGAACTATCTCAAGCAAGATCCTACGACTCGTCATATTCCTGTTCACATCATGACTGTAGAAGATGGGCAAAATCGCAGCTTGCGACAAGGTGCGATCGCCTATTTGCAGAAACCCGTTAGCAGTGAATCTCTCCTCAACGCTCTGGCAAGCATGAAAGAGTTTGTGGAACGGTTGGTGAAAAACCTGTTGGTGGTCGAAGACGACGAACTGCAACGCCAAAGTATCGTTGATTTGATTGGGAATGGCGATATCAGCATTACGGCGGTTGCAACTGCCGCCGAAACCCTAAGCGCTATCCGTTCCCAGCAGTTTGACTGTGTCGTGCTCGATCTGCTGCTGCCCGATGCCAAGGACTTTGAACTACTCGAACAAATCAAACGTGAACCCAACTTAGGTCGCCTGCCAGTCATTGTCTATACAGGCAAAGAGTTAACGGCTCAAGAAGAAGCAGAACTGCGCCGACTGTCTGATACGCTGATCTTGAAAGATGCGCGATCGCCTGAACGCCTGCTCGACGAAACGAGCCTGTTCCTCCATCGAATTCAGGCAAACCTGCCCGATCGCCAACGGTTGATCCTAGAACAACTGCGGCGTAACGACCCGATTTTGGCAGACAAAAAAGTGCTAATTGTAGATGATGACGTTCGCAACATTTTCGCCCTCACCAGCCTGTTAGAGCGCCAGCAAATGCACATTCTCTACGCCGAAAACGGCAGAGATGGCATCAACCTATTACAAGCAAATCCTGATATTGATATTGTATTGATGGATATTATGATGCCCGGCATGGATGGCTACGAAACCATGCAAACGATCCGGCAGATGAGTCAATTTGCTCGCTTACCCATGATTGCTCTCACGGCAAAAGCGATGAAAGGCGATCGGGAAAAGTGTCTAAAGGCAGGCGCAAGCGATTACATCACCAAACCTGTTGAAATGGAACAACTGCTGTCACTGCTACGAGTTTGGCTCTTACAATCTGGTGACTAG